The Labilithrix sp. genomic sequence CGGTCGCACCGAAGGAGGTGATCGTCACGCTCATCGGCGAGAGCGGGACGGGGAAGGAGGTCCTCGCGCGGCGGATCCACGAGCTGTCGCACCGTCGCGCGGGTCCGTTCGTCCCGATCAACTGCGCGGCGATCCCGGAGTCGCTCTTCGAGAGCGAGCTCTTCGGGCACGAGCGCGGCGCGTTCACCGGCGCGACGGAGCGGGTGCGCGGGAAGGTGGAGGCCTCCTCCGGCGGCACCCTCTTCCTCGACGAGCTCGGGGAGCTCCCGCTCGCGATGCAGGCCAAGCTCCTCCGCTTCCTCGAGCATCGCCGCTTCATGCGCGTCGGCGGGAGCACGAAGGTGAGCGTCGACACGCGTCTGATCTGCGCCACGCTCCGCCCGCTCGAGCTGGAGGTGGAGGCCGGCCGCTTCCGCGCCGATCTCTTCTATCGCATCGAGGGGATCACGCTCGAGGTCCCGCCGCTCCGCGCGCGCCCCGCCGACATCGCGCCGCTGGCCCATCAGTTCGTCGCGGAGCTCTCCGGCTTCCACGGCGTGAAGCCGCCGCGGCTCGGACGCAACATGATGGCGGCGCTGCTCCGCTACCCCTGGCCTGGCAACGTGCGCCAGCTCCGGAACGCGATGGAGCGCCTCTGCCTCCTTCGCCCGGGGAAGCTCGTCCGCGTCGTCGACCTCCCCGGCTCGCTGCAGCGCAGCGTCGCGGTGAGCCCGCGCCTCCCCGGCAAGCGCACGATCGAGGTCTCGCTCGATCAGCCGCTCGACGACACGATCCAGCAGGTCTTGCGCGCCGTCCTCGAAGCCGAGCGCGGCAACCGCTCACGCACCGCCGAGCGCCTCGGCATCAGTCTCCGCACCGTCCAACGCCAGCTCGCGCGCCTCGCGTCGGGGGGGTGATCGGCTCGCCGGTCGGACTGGAAAATTCGAGGCGTTGCGTTTGAGATTTCGCGCGCTACGTCCTCGCGATGCGGCGCGCCGTCCTCATGCTCCTTGGTTCGATCGTCGGATGCGCCGCGCCGGAACCCGCCGCGTCGTCGGAGGCGATCTCCGAGCGCGCGTTCGGCTTCGCCGCGGTGAAGGGGTGCTCCGGAGCGCTCTTCCGGTTCGATCGAATGAGCGGCTCGCGGCCAGCGCTCGTGATCACGAACGGGCACTGCGTCGGCGAATACCCCGCGCCGGGGACGGTCCTCTCCGACGTCGAGGACGCCGGCACGCGGATCATCCTGCGCGGCCCCGGCGGGCCGGTCGACGTCGACGCGACGAAGCTCCTCGTCGCGACGATGACGGGCACCGACGTCGCCGTCTACGAGCTCGCGACGACCTACGACGCGCTCCTCGACGCGCACGGGATCATGCCGCTGACGCTCGACGAGACGCTGGCGAGCGACGCCGCGCCGATCGCGATCGTCGCCGGCTATTACAACCGCACGTTCCGGTGCGAGCTCGATGGACACGTCGCGCTCCGCGAGGGGCCCTATCGCACGACCGCCGGCGTCCGGTTCACCACGCCGTGCCGCATCTACACCGGCGTCTCGGGCTCGCCGATCGTGACGTCGGAGGGGCGCTTCGTCGGCCTCGCCAACACGCACTACGACGGATCGGGCGAAGCCTGCACCTACCACAACCCGTGCGAGGTCGACGCCGCCGGCGCGATCTCGGTCGCCGAGCCCGGCCGCTCCTACGGCGTCCTCGCCACGATGCTCTACGGCTGCTTCGATCGCTCGACGGGAGCGCCCGAGCTCGAGCGGCCCACGTGCTCGCTTCGCGATGAGCGCTGACGAGCTCACTCCGTCGTCGCCGCGGTGATCGTCTCCTGGAGCGTCGCGAGCGTCTCGAGGCGGCCGTTGATGTGCTGGAGCTCGGCGAGGACGGTGAGCCCGTGGAGGACGACGCCGCGGAGCTCGTGCGCGCGCTGCCGGTGCTGCTCCGGCGTCGAGTCGACCAGGATCTCCGTCGTCAGGGCGGAGACCTGCGACGCGATGCTTCGCAGGAGCGTCGCGCGCTGCGTGGCCGCGCTGACGGCGCGGCGCACCTCCCCGCGCACGGAGGCGGTCACTTCTTCGCCGAGCGAGACGCTGGCGTTCTTCTTGGGCGTACGCGTCGAGGCCATCAGTGCTCGCTCGGGGTAAGGGCCTGCACCCACGCGACGAGGGCGTCGAGGCCGTTGGGTTTCTCGAAGAAGGTCTCCCACGCCGACGGCGCGTCCGGCGGCGGGTTGCCCGACATGAGCGCGCGCCGGCACGACGGTTGCTCCTTCGCCATCGTCGCGAGGAGGAGGTGTCCGAGCCCGTCGGGCATGTGCTCGTCGGACACCACGGCGTCGTACCCGTGCAGCGCCAGCAGGCCCCGCGCCTCCTCGACGCCGCCCGCCTCGTGCACCGTCATGTCCGCGGCGAGCGCCGACAAGCGACGTTTCAGCGTCCGGCGTAGCGTGAAGTCATCATCGACCAGCAAGATGCGCATGCGAGGCCCCCCTTGTCGGCGCTTTCCACGCTTCATCAATGAACCATCATTGTTGATGGTGGTCAAGTCGTCGTGCGACTATCGTGGGACGACGCCGAGATGCTGCAGCAGCGTGTCGATCGCGATGGGCTTGACCACGAGCGTGCCGGCGCCGAGGTCGAAGGTCGGATGGTCGCAGCTCGTCCAGACGAGGCGCGCGTCGGGTCGGGCGGCCACGATCGCGCGGAGGTCGGCGACGCGATCGGCGGGGACCTCGAGGTCGAGGACGAGCGCGTCGAACGGCTCGGTGCGCGCGAGGACGAGCGCCTGGCGCGCGTCGGCGCACGAGCGGACGACGACGTCCTCCGCTTCCAGCAGCGCGACGAGCCCCCGCCGTGACGCCTCGTGGCGCTCGACGACGAGGACACGTTTCCGGTTGGATCTCGACACGGCGCGCGCAGTTCCGAGAGCCCGGCCGAGGAGTCAAGGGAGGCGCGCGCGCGCGTACACATCGCCGCGACCGTACTCTTTCGCCCGTGCACGCGCTGCGTTCGCCGCGCAACTCCTGCGCGTGGCGTGGTTCTCGCTCCGGCAGGAGGGCATGAACCGTTTGAATCGCCTCGCCGTCGTCGACGCCGCCCTCGCCCTCGCCGATCGAGAAGGGCTCGAGGCCGTCTCGATGCGAAAGGTCGCGCGCGAGCTCGAGGTCGCGCCGATGTCGATCTATCGCCACGTCGCGAACAAGGCCGAGCTCTTCGATCTCATGCTCGACCGTGTCATCCAGCGGCTGCTCCCGGTCGCGGCCACCGGAGCGGCGTGGGAGACCGCGGTCCGCGCGATGGCGCACGAAGCGCGCCGCCTCCTCGCCCGGCACCCGAGCTGGCTGCCGCTGCTCACGCGTCCGATCGCGCCGCGCTCGGCGCTCTCGCTCTTCGAGCGCCTCGCCGCCGCGATGGCCCGCGAGCGCGTGTCGCCGAAGCGAAAGCTCCACGCCGTGACCTCGCTCATGTGCTTCGTGCTCGGCTTCGTCCTCGTCGAGCGCATGATGCTCGGAGGCGGCACCGGCGCGGTCCCGCTCGCGCAGCTCCGCGCCGCGTTCGCCGTCACCGCGGCGGCGCCGGCGACGTATCCGCGCCTCGACGCGCTCGCGGGCGCGGTCGATCGCTGGAGCTTCGATCAGGCGTTCGAGGTCGGCCTCGACACTTTCCTCGCCGAGATCCGCGGCGCGCGCGCGGCCTGACGCGGCAACTCCTGCGCGCCGGCGCAGGCGCTGCGCGGAACGACGCTTGCTGCGACGGCGGGCATGCGCCACCTCACTCCGCTCGTCGTCCTCGTGCTCGCCGCGAGCTGTTCCCCGGCCGGTCAGGGCGCGTCGCCGCTCGTGCCGGCGGCCGCGTCCTCGACCTCCTCCGACGTCCGGCTGCGCTCCGGCGAGACGAGCACCTTCGTCCCGACCGGCCCGCAGAGCTTCACGCCCGAGGCGCGCTTCAAGATGCGCGACCGCGCGGTTCGTCAGCTCTGGTCTTCGTCGATCGGGCGCACCGATCACCGGACCACGATGCTCGTCCGCGACGGCGCGGTGTGGATCGGGACGAAGCGCGGACCGAGCGGCCCCGCCGGCGTGCACGTCATCGACGGCCGCTCGGGCGCGCGCCGCGCGTTGCTCCCCGCCGCCGCCGGCGACGTGGTCGGGATCGCGATGGAGGGCGATCGTGTCTACTCGTCGTCTGCGGGTCCTTCGGGCGCGGGCTCGGGCTCGGGCTCGGCTTCGGGCTCGGGCGAGGTCGCGGCGACGACGAAGGGCGGCGCGATCGTGTTCCGGACGGCGATCGGAGCGGCGGTGATGACGCCGCCCACGCTCGTCGACGCCGACGGCGACGGGACGCTCGAGGTGGCGGTCGGCGACGCGACGGGGAAGGTCACGCTCCTCGACGGGAGGACGGGCAAGGTGCGCTGGAGCCGCGTGCTCGGCTCCGCGACCGACGGGCGTCGCGAGATCGGAGGAGGCCTCGCCGCCGCCGATCTCGATCACGACGGCAAGCCGGAGATCGTCGCCGGCACCGATGGCGGGCGTCTCTACGCGCTCCGCGCCGCGACGGGAGAGACGGCGTGGCAGACGTCGCGCGCGTCGTCGCTCCGCGCGCCGCCGCTGGTGGCGGACGTCGACGCCGACGGCCACCTCGAGGTCGTCGCGGGCTGGGCGGACGGCGACATCGCGATCTTCGACGGCCGGAACGGCAAGGAGCTGTGGTCGGCGCTGATGGAGGAGGACGACGGCGACTCGACCGGGCTCCTCGCGACGCCGACGCCGATCCCGGGCGGCAGCATGCTCGTCCCGACGTCGCGCTGGGGGAAGGAGGACGCCGTCGTCGTGCTCCGCGCGAACGAGCGCGCGTATCGCTCGCGTCAGGGCTCGGTCGTCGCGTCGCCGGTCCTCGGCACGCTCGCGCAGGGGGCGACGATGACCGAGGCGGTGGTGGGGACGATGCAAGGTGACGTCGTCGCGTTCGACGCCGCCGGCGGCATCTCGTTCCTCTACCGGCTCGACGCACCGATCGAGGCGCCGGCGCTCATCGCCGACATCGAACGCAACGGCTTGCAGGAGCTCGTGGTCGCGACGCGCGACGGCCGCCTGGTCGCGCTCGCGACCCACGCGCCGCTCCCGCCGCTCGCCGGCGTCGCGCGCGGCGCCTCGGGGCACAACGACGGTGTCTTCCCTGCGATCGATCTCGGATGGCGCCTGCCATGAGCGCCGTTCGCACGATCCTCGTCCCGGTCGACTTCTCCGATCCGAGCGGTCGCGCGCTCGCGTTCGCCGCCGACCTCGCCACGCAGCTCGGCGCGACGCTCGCGGTCCTCGCGGTCTACGACCCCCGCTCCGTCCGCTCCGGCTCCTCCTCTGGTTCCTCTGGTTCCTCTGGTTCCTCTGGTTCCTCCGGTTCCTCCGGTGACGACGCTGCGCAGCTCGCCGCCGCGACGGTGCGCGCGCTCGACGTGTTCTGCGAGCCGTACGAGGTGCGCGCGTCGCTCGCGAAGCGCACCGCCGAGGGCGATCCGCGCGACGTGATCCTCGAGGTCGCCGGCGAGATCGGCACCGACCTCGTGGTGATGGGCACGCACGGCCGTCGCGGCGCCGCGCGCGCGCTGTTCGGTAGTGTCGCGGAGGCGGTGGTGCGCGAGTCGCCGGTGCCGGTCGTCACGGTGCGCTGACGCGCAGGCTCTGCGCCGGCATCGCGCTTGCTCCTTCGAGAGCACATGCAGACCCCTCTTCGGATCACCTTCCGTGACATGGCTCCGAGCACGTTCATCGAGGATCACGTCCGCTCGCGCGCCGAGCGCCTGGAGCGTCTCTCGGCTCGCATCACGAGCTGTCACGTGACGCTGTCGCTGCCGAACGGCTTCCGGCACGGCAGCCATCCACATGTTCGCATCGACCTCGCCGTCCCCGGCCGCGACCTCGTCGTGAACCGCGATCACGAGGATGACAAGGGCCTCCGCGACATGCACGCGTGCATCGATGCCGCGTTCGCCGACGCGCGCCGCATCCTCGCCGATCACGTACGTTCGCACCGCCGCCGCTGACGTCGCAGGTGCTGCGGTCCTCCGTCCCTGGCGTCTTGGCGTCTTGGCTCCTTCGCTCCTTCGCTCCTTAGCGAAGGAGGATCACATGGTCGTTCGCGGCCGATCGGTCATAGTGAGCCCGTTGGGGAGGACGTTCATGAACGAGCACCCGCCGCGCTCCACGCGCCGCGCCAGAACGAGCATCGACATCTTGCACGAACGCGACGCCTTGGCCGCCCGCGTCGAGGAGCTCTCCGCCGTCGTCGCCGCCGTCGCGGCGGAGGTCCAGCACGCACTCCGCCACCCAGAGACCTCGCTAACGACGGTCTGCCGTATCGAAACCGTCGTATCCCGCGCCCCCACCCCGCGCTCCACACCCGACTAGCGCGCCCGCGCCGCCCCATCGAAGCGACTTCGTCACCGCGACGTCGCGTCGTCGTCCCAGCATTCCGGCCGAAGCGACTTCGCCACCACGCCGTCCTGTCGTCGTCTGCGCGCCGCCATGGCGGTGTCGTCCGCGCGTTCCTGTCGAGGCTTCGTCGCCACGTCACCATGTCGTCGTCCGCGCGTCCCCGTCGAGGTGGCTTCGTCGCCACGTCGTCGTCCGCCGCGTCCCCGTCGAGGTGGCTTTGTCGCCACGCCACGTCGTCCTGTCGTCGTCCTCGCGCGCCGCCATGGTGTCGTCGCCGAGCTGCCATGTCGCAGCGGAGTCGTCGTCCGCGCGCGCCGTCATGGTGTCGTCGCCGAGCTGCCATGTCGCAGCGGAGTCGTCGTCCTCGCGCGCCGCCATGGTGTCGTCGCCGAGCTGCCATGTCGCAGCGGAGTCGTCGTCCTCGCCGTCACGGCATCGTCGTCCGCGCGTTCCTGTCGAGGTGGCTTCGTCGCCACCACGCCATGTCGCCGCGGCGTCGTCGTCCATGCGCGACGTCGCGGCGTCGTCGTCCGTGTGTCCTGTCGGAGCGGCTTGTCGCGTCGCCGCGGCGTCGTCGTCTGCTTATTCTGTCGAGGTGGCTTCGTGGCCGCGGCGTCCTGTCGTCGTCCGCAACGTCCCTGCGTTTGCGTCGAGACGGAGAGCGTCGGCTCGCGTTCACCTCGTGTTGGCGCCTTCCGCACGATGTCGGTCGCCACGGCGAATCTCGGAAAGGTGCAACTTGGATACAGGAGCGGTACACTTCACGGAACCTACAATTGAGCAAGCGAGAGTCCGTGAAATCGAAACCGAAGAAGGCCGCGGCCGCGAAGAAGGACGAGGTGCGCACTGTTCCGACGGTGCCCGAGCTCCAGGCTCTGCTCCGTGGCGCGGGGCTACGCAGCACGGTCTCGCGGATCGCTGTGCTGGAGCACTTCTACGAGCATGGCGGTCGCAAGAGTCACGCAGACATCTTCGAGGCGCTCGACGACCGCGGCTTCGATCGCGCGTCGATCTACCGAATCCTCATGGACCTCGCGGACGCGAAGATCCTCTCGCGCACCGATCTCGGCGACCACATATGGCGATTCGAGCTCCTACGAGACGGAGCGAGCGAGCACGCCGAGCAACACCCGCATTTCGTCTGCGTCGACTGCGGCCAGGTCTCGTGCCTCCCCGACGTCACGGTCAAGCTATCCGGCCGCCGTCCCCCCAAATCAGTCGCCGCAAAAAAAGTCTCCATCCAACTAAAGGGCATCTGCGACGACTGCACCTGATCCGCCGCTCACGCTCACCGCTCACCGCCCGCTCACGCGCCGCTCAGTCGCGCCCGCTCACGCTCACGCTCGCCGCTCACGCTCACGCACCGCTCAGTCGCGCCCGCTCACGCTCAGTCGCGCCCGCTCACGCTCAGTCGCGCCCGCTCACGCTCAGTCGCGCCCGCTCACGCTCACGCACGCCGCTCACGCTCACGCGCCGCTTTGTCGCGCCCGCTCACGCTCACGTCGCGCCCGCTCACGCACGCCGCTCAGGCTCACGCACACGCGCCGTTTTGTCGCCCCCGCTCACGCTCACGCACGCCGCTCAGGCGCAGCCGCCCGCTCACGCTCGCCCGCGTGCCGTTAGCCCGGCGCGGGCGAGGTGGTATTCGCCGTCGCAGATTCGAAGGAGCAAGCGTGGGCTTGCGTCGGGCTCGAGCGGTGGCGAACGGTGGACGAGGCCGTCGTCGTCGCTCTCGTTGCAGCCCTTCATGATGATCACGGAGCCGGTCGCGAGTCGCTCGATCGAGCTCGGCTTCCAGCAGCAGCGGTCCCGACGCCACGCTTCCGCGGCGTCGGGATCGAGCCACTCCGTGCCGGCGCCGACATACGTCGTCAACAGTCTCCGGCCGACTCGATCGACGTGAAGCCGATGGCATGAGCTGTCGGCGACGACCGCGAGCGAGACGTAGGCGTGGGGCACGAGCGCGATCTCGAACCAGCGGTTCAGGAGCAACCTCGCGTCCGCGAGGATCGCGTCGCGCCCGTCGCTCGGTTCGAGCTCGGCGACGAGCGGAGCCAGCGAGCGAGCGTGATGATCGTGCGCCCAGAGGAGCAGTCCCCTCTCGACGGTGTGCCTCGGAAGGCGAGCGGCGACCTGACGCGCGACGTGCTCGTCGACGCTCCGCTGCCAGACGGCGGCGACGGTGTCTGCCGCCGCGATCTCTCGCAAGACGTCGACCGAGGTCGACGACACGACTTTCGATGTCTTCACGAGCCGAGCGCTCTCGGAGAGGGACATGCAGCGACCGTATGAGCTAGTGCGATTGTTTGCAATTCAATTGCAACTATTGGAACGCGCCAAGCGGTGCGTGGGATGGTCAAACGCAAGCGATCTTCGTTGGTGCAACACGGTTGATGAACTGTGCGTCTGATGAATGATATGCAATGCGATTGCGTTTGGTTGCCGTGGCGGATATCGCGTCGGGCCGCCATGACGAAACGACACCGGCCCGCGCCGGAGCCGGAGCCGGAGTCGGAGTCCTGCGAGCCGGAGGCTCACGCGCGGCGTGTTTGGCGCGGGCTCCGCGCCGATCGAGTGTATGACGCAGCGGCGACGATCTTCGGGGCGGTGGGCGATCCAGAGCGGTTGCAGTTGCTCATGCAGCTCCGCGACCGCCCGATGACGACCGCGGAGCTCGCGGAGGTCGTCGGCCGTCACAAGTCGCTCGTGACGCAGCAGCTGCGAGTCCTGCGAATCGTACGGCTCGTGCGTCGTGTCCGCCGCGGCAACGTCGTCCGCTACGAGGTCCACGATGCACGCGCGGAGGCGCTGCTCGCGGCGTTCGTCCGCGATCTCGCCCGTCGCTCGCTCCGCCCACGCGCGTCTCGATGAGCGTCCTCGACGACGCTGGCCACGACCGGTCACCGGTCATCCAAATGCAAGCGCGGTGCGTTAGTATATGCAATCAACTTGCTTATGATTCGAGAGTGGCCTATTCCGAGCCTGCCGCGCCGGCGATGGACGCTCGGTCCGGCGGAGCACACCAACGTGAAAAGTTCTCTCCTGTCGATCGCAGCGTTTGTCGTCGTCCTCGCCGCCAGCGGGGCAGTGACGGCTTGCTCCGACGACGACCACGACCACGACGATCATGATCACGACGCCCACGGCTCGACGCCGGAGTCGTGTGAAGCGTTTCATGACGCTTGCGCAGCGAAGAGCTCTTCCAACCCGAAGGCGAAGGAGTGTGACGACTTCGTTCACGTCGCGGGCCGCACCGAGGCCGACTGCGCCGCCAAGAAGGACGAGTGCGTCGCCGCGTGCCAGTGATCCCACCATCACCACCTCACGTCGACCGTCACACGAGCGATGACGCGTCACTCCGTGATGAGCTCGTCCGATTCGCGCGCCGCGGCGATCCCGAGTGATGCGTCGGCTCGGCGAAGAAGTCGTGGACGAATTGGACGCGGCCTTCGTGCGCGTGGGGCTACGAGCGCGGCGCGTTGATGTCGTCGAACGTGGCCCAGAGGCGCCAGTCGAGGTTCGACGTGCCGCGCTGAAACAGGGCGGGATCGCCCGCTGCGATGGCTCGAGCGAGCGTGCGAAAGACGGACGACTCGCTCGGCTTCTTCACGTAGCTACGGTCTGGATCTTCACCGGGCTCCGAGCGGGAGAGGACGTGCTCGAAGGCGTCGGTGACGAGGAGGACGTCGGCCTCGGTCGCGTCGATGGTGCGCAGCGTCTCTCGCCGAGCGGTCCGAACAGCGAGCCGGGGAACGTCGCGAGGTAGGCGCGAAGCAGGAGGACGTCGGCGGGGCGCTCGGCGGCGTGATCGAGGTTCGCCACCTTGCCGGGCCGCAGAGCGAGTTGGCCGACGAGCGACGGGTGATAGCGGAGCGTTCCGGCAGGGCCGGTGAGCTCGACGCCGTCGAGCCGGAGATCGTTGGGTTCGTGCGGTGTTACTTCGAGGCCGACGTCACGTTTGGCCGGAACATCGATGGCGTGGTCAGGGATCGACGGACCGTAGATCTTCGAGCGCACGCCCGCCGACATCCCGTCGCCGTCGTCGATCCATGAGCCCTGAAGCTGGTCGAAGACGAGGCTCCAGTCGTCGTCGGCGCGTACGACCACGAGGCGCATGGCGTGGTACTCGGTCGCCGTGACGTTGCGGAAGTCGGGCCAGTCCACGGCCCACTGCGCGTCCAGCACGTCGAGGATCTGCGCGGGAGCGAGCTTCGATTGCCCCATTGCCTACGTGAGTAGGCCGGAACGGCTTGCTGCAGCAACTCGAAGTGGTCGTGAGCATCAACGACTCGATGACGTTCTCGCTCTCGCGACGAACGACGAACGACGAGCTGAACCTCGCGCTCGATGTGTTTGCGGCCTGAAAGCCAAGGCCCGATGAGGAAGACCGCGCGGCGTGCGCCGCTCATCGCTGCATGGGCTTCGTGATGTTTGAACAGCAGGCGGGGTCGGGCAGCGTCTGGGCGCGCTCGCTACGGCTCAGTTATGAAAATGAAAATCATTTTCAATAAGGTGGAGATCGCCTAGATTCCCACCATGCACGAGCGTCATGGGGGCTTCACGGACGAGAAGAGGAAGGCGCGCTCCGGCATCGGTGAGGCCGAGGGGAAGCGTGTGCCGAGCCTCGTCGCCGGCGACTCGTCGGACGAGAAGAGGAAGGCACGCTCGCTCGGCGGTGAGGACGTTGAGGGGAAGCACGTGCCGCGCTCGCTCGGCGGTGAGGCCGAGGGGAAACGTGTACCGCGCTCGCTCGGCGGTGAGGCCGAGGGGAAGCGTATACCGCGCTCGGTCGGCGGTGAGGCCGAGGGGAAGCGTGCGCCGCGCTCGGTCGGCGGTGAGGCCGAGGGGAAGCGTGTGTTGCGCTCGGGCGGTGGTGAGGGGGTGGAGGGAAGGCGTGTGATGGGGGGTGAGGTGGAGGGGGAGTGGAAGGCGCTCTCGGCGGCGGGAAATGATGCCTTTCGTCGTGGGGACGAGCGGGAGGCGCGTGAGTTGTATGGGCTTGCGGTCGCGGAGGCGGAGCGGCTCTGGAGGCTCGCGAGGGCGGGGGACGCCGTTGCCAGCTTTCTTGCGCCTGCGCTCTATACGATTGCGTGTCACAACCTCGCCGAGCTGGAACGTCGGGCTGGAGACGGCGCGGCTTCGCGCGCGTGGCTCGAGCGGGCGTTCGAGAGGCTCGTCGCGGCGGCGCGGGATGGGGCGCTGCCGCTCGCGTTGCGGGCGCGGGCGGTTCAGAACCTGAAGCACGCGCTCGCCGAGATCGTCGAGCACTCGCCGGGGTCGTCCGCAGAGGCGCTCGCCCCCGTCGTCGCCCACGCCATGGATGCGTGGCTCTGCGTGCGCGCGCTTCATGAGCGGAATGAGCTCGGGACGAACACGGGATGAGCACGAATGGATAACGGACGAGGAACGAGCACGGAGCCTACGATGAACGCCGCATCCAGCTCGGCAGCACTGCCGTCATCGAAGTACACGAAATACACGATAGAGCGCGTCGTCGAAGTCCACCATTGGACCAATCGGCTCTTCACGATCCGGTGCACGCGCAGCAGCGGGTTCCGGTTCGCGAATGGGCAGTTCGTCATGCTCGGGCTCGAGGTCGACGGCGCCCCCCTCGTGCGCGCCTACTCGATGGCGAGCGCGAACTACGAGGAGACGCTCGAGTTCTTCTCGATCAAGGTCGAAGACGGCCCGCTCACGTCGCGCCTCCAACACGTCGCCGTCGGCGACGCCGTGCTCGTCGGGAAGCGCCCGACCGGGACCCTCACGATCGGGAACCTCCGGCCCGGCGCGAGGCTCTGGCTCCTCGCGACCGGAACCGGGCTCGCGCCGTTCCTCAGCGTCATCAAGGACCCCGAGACGTACGAGCGCTTCGAGCGCGTGATCCTCACCCACACCTGCCGTCAGGTCGAAGACCTCGCGTACGCGCGCTTCATCGAGCACGAGCTCCCCTCCCACGACGCGCTCGGTGAGCTCGTGCAGCCGCGCCTCACCTACTACCCCTCGGTGACCCGCGAGCCCTTCCGCACGGAGGGACGCATCACCGATCTCCTCGCGACCGGCCGCGCGTTCGAGGACCTCGGGCTGCCCCCGCTCGACCCTCGCTCCGATCGGATCATGCTCTGCGGCAACCCCGAGATGCTCGCCGAGACGTCCTCGTTCCTCGAGGCGCAGGGCTTCGAAGAGGGCAACAGCGGAGCGCCCGGCGACTACCTCGTCGAAAAGGCGTTCGCGCTGAAGTAGGTGAAATAGATAAAGTAGCCGAAGCCGCGCGGCTACCGGCTGAAGACCCGGCCCGGCGACGCCGACTCCGCGGTGTGGCACGCGTTGCAGTCGCCGTCGGCGGCGGTCGCGATCGGATCCTTCATCTCGAGGAGGCCTCGCGCGTTGACGACGGCGGCGGTGACCGGGAACGCGAGCCGCTGCTCCGTCATGAAGTTCCCCGCCGCGTTGACCGGCAAGGTCAGCGTCTTGCCGTCGGCGCCGGTGAGGAGCACGCGCGTCTCGGGATCGGAGACGCCGTTGCAGTCGTCGGCGTCGTGCGGCGCCGGGTACACCGTGCCCGCGAACGAGAAGAGCGGGCCGTCGTCGTCCTCGGCGCCGCCGACCGGCTTGAGCGGCTTGCCCGCGTGGCACGCGATGCACGCGTGGC encodes the following:
- a CDS encoding sigma-54-dependent Fis family transcriptional regulator, with protein sequence MKRRSDIVLEPVMASALMRELDRTVQAVAPKEVIVTLIGESGTGKEVLARRIHELSHRRAGPFVPINCAAIPESLFESELFGHERGAFTGATERVRGKVEASSGGTLFLDELGELPLAMQAKLLRFLEHRRFMRVGGSTKVSVDTRLICATLRPLELEVEAGRFRADLFYRIEGITLEVPPLRARPADIAPLAHQFVAELSGFHGVKPPRLGRNMMAALLRYPWPGNVRQLRNAMERLCLLRPGKLVRVVDLPGSLQRSVAVSPRLPGKRTIEVSLDQPLDDTIQQVLRAVLEAERGNRSRTAERLGISLRTVQRQLARLASGG
- a CDS encoding trypsin-like peptidase domain-containing protein, whose amino-acid sequence is MRRAVLMLLGSIVGCAAPEPAASSEAISERAFGFAAVKGCSGALFRFDRMSGSRPALVITNGHCVGEYPAPGTVLSDVEDAGTRIILRGPGGPVDVDATKLLVATMTGTDVAVYELATTYDALLDAHGIMPLTLDETLASDAAPIAIVAGYYNRTFRCELDGHVALREGPYRTTAGVRFTTPCRIYTGVSGSPIVTSEGRFVGLANTHYDGSGEACTYHNPCEVDAAGAISVAEPGRSYGVLATMLYGCFDRSTGAPELERPTCSLRDER
- a CDS encoding response regulator, yielding MRILLVDDDFTLRRTLKRRLSALAADMTVHEAGGVEEARGLLALHGYDAVVSDEHMPDGLGHLLLATMAKEQPSCRRALMSGNPPPDAPSAWETFFEKPNGLDALVAWVQALTPSEH
- a CDS encoding response regulator, translating into MSRSNRKRVLVVERHEASRRGLVALLEAEDVVVRSCADARQALVLARTEPFDALVLDLEVPADRVADLRAIVAARPDARLVWTSCDHPTFDLGAGTLVVKPIAIDTLLQHLGVVPR
- a CDS encoding TetR/AcrR family transcriptional regulator C-terminal domain-containing protein → MNRLNRLAVVDAALALADREGLEAVSMRKVARELEVAPMSIYRHVANKAELFDLMLDRVIQRLLPVAATGAAWETAVRAMAHEARRLLARHPSWLPLLTRPIAPRSALSLFERLAAAMARERVSPKRKLHAVTSLMCFVLGFVLVERMMLGGGTGAVPLAQLRAAFAVTAAAPATYPRLDALAGAVDRWSFDQAFEVGLDTFLAEIRGARAA
- a CDS encoding PQQ-binding-like beta-propeller repeat protein; translated protein: MRHLTPLVVLVLAASCSPAGQGASPLVPAAASSTSSDVRLRSGETSTFVPTGPQSFTPEARFKMRDRAVRQLWSSSIGRTDHRTTMLVRDGAVWIGTKRGPSGPAGVHVIDGRSGARRALLPAAAGDVVGIAMEGDRVYSSSAGPSGAGSGSGSASGSGEVAATTKGGAIVFRTAIGAAVMTPPTLVDADGDGTLEVAVGDATGKVTLLDGRTGKVRWSRVLGSATDGRREIGGGLAAADLDHDGKPEIVAGTDGGRLYALRAATGETAWQTSRASSLRAPPLVADVDADGHLEVVAGWADGDIAIFDGRNGKELWSALMEEDDGDSTGLLATPTPIPGGSMLVPTSRWGKEDAVVVLRANERAYRSRQGSVVASPVLGTLAQGATMTEAVVGTMQGDVVAFDAAGGISFLYRLDAPIEAPALIADIERNGLQELVVATRDGRLVALATHAPLPPLAGVARGASGHNDGVFPAIDLGWRLP
- a CDS encoding universal stress protein, whose product is MSAVRTILVPVDFSDPSGRALAFAADLATQLGATLAVLAVYDPRSVRSGSSSGSSGSSGSSGSSGSSGDDAAQLAAATVRALDVFCEPYEVRASLAKRTAEGDPRDVILEVAGEIGTDLVVMGTHGRRGAARALFGSVAEAVVRESPVPVVTVR
- a CDS encoding ribosome-associated translation inhibitor RaiA, which translates into the protein MQTPLRITFRDMAPSTFIEDHVRSRAERLERLSARITSCHVTLSLPNGFRHGSHPHVRIDLAVPGRDLVVNRDHEDDKGLRDMHACIDAAFADARRILADHVRSHRRR
- a CDS encoding transcriptional repressor; translated protein: MSPRRRRPCATSRRRRPCVLSERLVASPRRRRLLILSRWLRGRGVLSSSATSLRLRRDGERRLAFTSCWRLPHDVGRHGESRKGATWIQERYTSRNLQLSKRESVKSKPKKAAAAKKDEVRTVPTVPELQALLRGAGLRSTVSRIAVLEHFYEHGGRKSHADIFEALDDRGFDRASIYRILMDLADAKILSRTDLGDHIWRFELLRDGASEHAEQHPHFVCVDCGQVSCLPDVTVKLSGRRPPKSVAAKKVSIQLKGICDDCT
- a CDS encoding DUF1826 domain-containing protein, encoding MKTSKVVSSTSVDVLREIAAADTVAAVWQRSVDEHVARQVAARLPRHTVERGLLLWAHDHHARSLAPLVAELEPSDGRDAILADARLLLNRWFEIALVPHAYVSLAVVADSSCHRLHVDRVGRRLLTTYVGAGTEWLDPDAAEAWRRDRCCWKPSSIERLATGSVIIMKGCNESDDDGLVHRSPPLEPDASPRLLLRICDGEYHLARAGLTARGRA